In Rutidosis leptorrhynchoides isolate AG116_Rl617_1_P2 chromosome 2, CSIRO_AGI_Rlap_v1, whole genome shotgun sequence, one genomic interval encodes:
- the LOC139889857 gene encoding uncharacterized protein, which produces MRHQSEPEKDSSCGRDGIATYEKGGTKPEWEDSSVVQVLVQSSGAFPTILSGAEGETLIVYLAAGTEVISSVLVAERDRNQMPVYFVSKVLQHGEVNYKPVEKLVYALVHTARRLRRYFQAHHILVLTDTPIKHVLRRPEIFGRMAKWAIELGEHEISYAPRNAIKGQIMADFMVEFINSGSPTTANITAPQTVTWDLYTDGTSSADEAGAGLILTSPDGEEHTYALRFAFYVSNNEAEYEVLLSELCIAENMGIKALKVAVDSPLVANQLNGTFEARDPTMKKYLKLAEELANKFDSFSITQVPHLMNKKADALSKLASLTFGHFAKDVWVEVVDQKSTDVVQVTAPVEEMNTWMSLIVNYLKYGTLPADSVTARKVRMKAPMYVICDGVLYKKSFLGPLLRCVGSQEAKTVIREVHEGTCGMHSGYRTIV; this is translated from the exons ATGAGGCATCAGAGCGAACCCGAAAAAGATTCAAGCTGTGGACGAGATGGTATCGCCACGTACGAAAAAGGAGGTACAAAGCCTGAATGGGAAGATAGCAGCGTTGTCCAGGTTCTTGTCCAAAGCAGCGGAGCGTTCCCTACCATTCTTTCAGGTGCTGAGG GAGAAACTTTAATTGTTTACTTAGCAGCGGGTACCGAAGTGATAAGCTCGGTACTAGTGGCAGAACGTGATAGAAACCAGATGCCGGTGTACTTCGTCAGCAAGGTTTTGCAACATGGCGAAGTCAACTATAAGCCAGTTGAGAAACTTGTTTACGCACTAGTTCACACCGCAAGGAGGCTAAGGCGGTACTTCCAGGCACATCACATTTTGGTGCTAACTGACACGCCTATCAAACATGTTTTAAGAAGGCCGGAGATCTTCGGCCGGATGGCAAAATGGGCAATCGAACTGGGAGAGCATGAAATCAGCTACGCGCCGCGTAATGCCATCAAAGGACAAATCATGGCCGATTTCATGGTAGAATTCATTAATTCAGGATCACCAACGACTGCCAACATAACGGCGCCCCAAACCGTCACGTGGGATCTTTACACTGACGGAACATCAAGTGCAGACGAGGCCGGTGCCGGCCTGATACTTACAAGCCCAGATGGTGAGGAACACACCTACGCCTTACGTTTCGCTTTCTATGTATCtaacaatgaagcagaatatgaagTGTTGCTCTCCGAATTATGTATCGCGGAAAATATGGGTATTAAGGCACTGAAAGTGGCGGTTGATTCACCGCTGGTGGCAAATCAGTTGAATGGAACGTTCGAAGCCAGAGATCCTACCATGAAAAAATATTTGAAACTGGCGGAAGAGTTAGCCAACAAGTTCGATTCTTTTTCAATCACACAAGTGCCACATTTGATGAACAAGAAAGCTGACGCCCTTAGCAAACTTGCTTCATTGACGTTCGGTCACTTCGCTAAGGACGTATGGGTGGAAGTTGTCGATCAAAAATCCACCGACGTGGTACAG GTGACGGCACCAGTTGAGGAGATGAACACTTGGATGAGTCTCATCGTTAATTACCTCAAATACGGCACGCTACCAGCTGACAGCGTAACAGCCAGGAAAGTCCGCATGAAGGCTCCCATGTACGTCATATGTGACGGCGTACTTTATAAAAAGTCCTTTTTGGGCCCGTTACTGCGTTGTGTGGGTTCACAAGAGGCCAAAACCGTGATAAGGGAAGTGCATGAAGGAACTTGTGGGATGCATTCGGGGTATCGCACCATTGTATGA
- the LOC139889856 gene encoding uncharacterized protein codes for MDVIYEHCFLQLPKDVRDKVKPPLHPVVGFTGETTWPLGRININITLGDDHRSRTVQLTFVVVRSQSKYNVILGRTALQELSAIPSTPAPIKHEGVVVINHAFPEKVIKIGNTLSKETNSAPCELLSNNADVFSWQESDMTGVPREVAEHRLNANPSMTPVRQKKRGMAPERSAFLRNEV; via the exons ATGGACGTTATCTATGAACATTGTTTTTTGCAGTTACCAAAAGACGTGAGGGATAAGGTCAAGCCCCCGTTGCATCCCGTTGTGGGATTCACTGGTGAAACGACTTGGCCCCTGGGacgtattaatattaacataacgcTAGGAGATGACCACCGATCCCGAACTGTGCAATTAACATTTGTAGTAGTTCGTAGCCAATCCAAGTATAATGTGATTTTAGGACGGACGGCGCTTCAGGAATTGAGTGCCATACCTTCTACG CCGGCACCCATTAAGCATGAGGGGGTTGTCGTAATCAATCACGCATTTCCCGAGAAAGTCATTAAGATTGGCAACACCCTTTCAAAAGAAACTAATAGTGCCCCCTGCGAGCTACTATCTAACAATGCCGATGTTTTTTCTTGGCAAGAGTCGGACATGACAGGAGTCCCAAGGGAGGTAGCGGAACATCGCTTAAATGCAAATCCAAGCATGACGCCGGTACGGCAGAAAAAGAGGGGAATGGCACCGGAACGTAGCGCGTTTCTACGTAACGAGGTATAA